The region TGGGTGTGGTCGTGGTCTATGCCTCATTGCTGGTACCCAGCATGATTCTGTTTGAATCCTTCCTCAGTTTCCTCGGGTTGGGTACGCAAGAGCCGCTGAGCAGTTGGGGCGCACTCCTGAGTGACGGCGCCAACTCCATGGAAGTCTCGCCCTGGTTGCTGATGTTCCCGGCGGGTTTCCTCGTGGTTACGCTGTTCTGTTTCAACTTTATCGGCGATGGCCTGCGTGATGCCCTCGACCCGAAAGATCGTTAAGGAGTTTCCCGATGACCATACATGAATTTCAGCCAGCAATGGCTGCACGTGCGGGAAACAGTAACCTGCTGCTGGACGTTAAAGACCTGCGCGTGACCTTTGGCACCCACGATGGTGATGTCACCGCAGTCAACGACCTGAACTTTTCACTGCGTGCCGGCGAAACCCTGGGTATCGTCGGCGAATCGGGATCGGGCAAGTCGCAAACCGCTTTCGCCCTGATGGGCCTGTTGGCAAAAAACGGACGCATTGGCGGTTCGGCAAAATTCAATGGCGATGAGATTCTCAATCTGCCGGAGAACAAACTGAACAAGCTGCGCGCCGAGCAGATTGCGATGATTTTCCAGGACCCGATGACCTCGCTTAATCCGTACATGCGCGTCGGCGAGCAGCTGATGGAAGTGCTGAAACTGCATAAAGGGATGAGCAGCGCGCAGGCGTTTGAAGAGTCCGTACGCATGCTGGATGCGGTGAAAATGCCTGAAGCACGCAAGCGCATGAAGATGTTCCCGCATGAGTTCTCTGGCGGCATGCGTCAGCGTGTGATGATCGCCATGGCACTGCTGTGCCGTCCTAAATTGCTGATTGCCGATGAACCGACCACGGCACTGGATGTGACGGTGCAGGCACAAATCATGACGCTGCTGAACGAGCTGAAACGCGAATTCAACACCGCGATCATCATGATCACGCACGATCTCGGGGTGGTTGCCGGTATCTGTGACAAAGTGCTGGTGATGTACGCCGGTCGTACCATGGAGTATGGCCGCGCACGCGATGTGTTTTATCAGCCTGCACATCCTTACTCCATTGGCCTGCTAAGTGCGGTGCCGCGCCTGGATGCGGAAGAGGGGGATTCACTCACCACGATTCCCGGCAACCCGCCTAACCTGTTGCGCTTGCCGCAGGGCTGCCCGTTCCAGCCACGTTGCGCCTTTGCGATGGACGTCTGTGCCAAGTCACCGCCGCTGGAGCCTTTCGCGGAAGGGCGTTTGCGTGCCTGCTTCAAACCGGTGGAGGAATTAGCATGAGCACCGTCATCGAAGAGAAGAAAGTCTTACTGGAAATCGCCGATCTTAAGGTGCATTTCGATATTAAAGACGGCAAACAGTGGTTCTGGCAGCCGCCAAAAACATTGAAAGCAGTGGATGGCGTTAGCCTGCGCTTGTATGAGGGGGAAACCCTCGGCGTAGTGGGCGAATCGGGCTGTGGTAAATCAACCCTGGCACGCGCCATCATCGGCCTGGTGAAAGCCACCGACGGTCGTGTGGCCTGGCTGGGACGTGATTTATTGGGACAGAGTCAGGATGAGTGGCGCCAGGCGCGCAGCGATATCCAGATGATATTCCAGGATCCGCTGGCCTCGCTGAACCCGCGCATGACCATTGGCGACATCATTGCCGAGCCGCTGCGCACCTACTATCCGAAGATGCCAAAGCAGGAAGTGAAGGATAAGGTGAAGAACATGATGATGAAGGTTGGGCTGCTGCCAAACCTCATCAACCGTTATCCACACGAGTTTTCCGGTGGTCAGTGTCAGCGTATCGGTATTGCGCGTGCGCTTATCCTCGAACCCAAGCTGATTATTTGCGATGAACCGGTTTCGGCGCTGGATGTGTCGATTCAGGCGCAGGTAGTGAATTTGCTGCAGCAGCTGCAACGTGAAATGGGATTATCGCTCATCTTTATTGCGCACGATCTGGCGGTGGTGAAGCATATCTCTGACCGTGTGCTGGTGATGTATCTTGGTCATGCTGTTGAGTTGGGCACTTATGACTCGGTGTACAACAATCCGCAGCATCCTTACACCCGTGCACTGATGTCTGCGGTACCGATCCCGGATCCGGATCTGGAAAAAAACAAACAGATCCAGCTGCTGGAGGGTGAACTGCCTTCACCGATCAATCCGCCATCGGGCTGCGTATTCCGCACCCGTTGTCCGATTGCCGGACCTGAGTGTGCGAAAACGCGTCCTTTGCTGGAGGGGAGTTTCCGCCACGCAGTATCCTGTTTGAAGGTCGATCCTTTATAAGGTCGAAAAGAAAACGCCGGGCAATTGCCCGGCGTTCTTTTATGCGTCAGCGATTATTCACGCCAGAGAATGTGGCACAGCTTATGGTCTTTCTCGCGGCACAGCAGCACGCGGGCAAACACATCGGTAATCGGCTCGCCGTCCGCTTCACCCAAACCAATCACCACTTCCGCAAAGAAGTCCGGGTTGAGATCGAAATCGACGTGCTCCTGCCAGTCTTCCGACGGGTCAAACAACTCTGCACCGCCGCGCTCTTCAAACTGCAGATTGAACAGAATGATGTCAGCCGGATCGAGGTTATCACCTGCCAGTTCTAGAAAAATGTCGTAGGCCTGTTCCAGCGTTTCATCTTCGGTAAGGCGATTATTTAAATCCATGGTCATTCCTGCTTACTCTGAGGCGGTAATCTTGTCGCTCGTTTTACAGTAAAGGGCTAAAGAAGTAAAACAGTCGTTCAACGATGCGCTGCCACCACGCACGTTTAGCCCAGCGCGCACCATCCAGTAAGCGTGAGCGGGCGATATAGTCATCCTGCACCGTGGCTAAATCGCTGCCGAATCCATCATCATCCACCACCAGGGTGATTTCAAAATTAAGCCACAGGCTGCGCATATCAAGGTTTACGGTACCGACCAGACTCAGCTGTCCATCGACCAGCACGCTTTTGGTATGCAGCAAACCGTCTTCAAACTGATAAATTTTTACGCCGGCTTCCAGCAACTCGGTGAAGAACGCGCGGCTGGCCCAGCCCACCAACAGCGAATCATTGTGGCGTGGCACCACAATACTGACTTCCACACCGCGTTGCGCAGCGGTGCAGATGGCGTGCAGCAGGTCGTCACTGGGGACGAAATAGGGCGTCGTCATGATCAGCTGTTCACGTGCGGAATAGACCGCCGTCAACAGCGCCTGGTGAATCATATCTTCCGGGAAGCCCGGCCCCGAAGCGATCACCTGGATGATATGACCGCTTTCCTGCTCAAAGGGCATGATGTTGGCATCCGGCGCGGGCGGCAGAATGCGTTTGCCGGTTTCGATCTCCCAGTCACAGGCGTAAACGATGCCCATCGTGGTCGCGACCGGGCCTTCCATTCGCGCCATCAAATCGATCCATTGGCCCACGCCTGCATCCTGCTTGAAGTAGCGAGGATCGACCAGGTTCATGCTGCCGGTGTAGGCAATATAGTTATCGATGAGCACCACTTTACGATGCTGTCGCAAATCCATCCGGCGCAGGAACACACGCAGCAGGCTCACTTGTAACGCCTCAACCACGTCGATACCGGCATTGCGCATCATATTCGCCCAGGGGCTGCGGAAAAATGCCACGCTGCCCGCGGAGTCCAGCATCAGGCGGCAATGCACACCCCGGCGTGAAGCCGCCATCAGCGACTCCGCGACCTCATCCGCCAGGCCGCCCGGATGCCAGATGTAAAACACCATCTCGATGTTGTGACGAGCCAGTTGGATATCACGGATCAACGCATGCATCACATCATCAGAGTTAGTGAGCAGCTGCAGCTGATTGCCTTTTACACCCGCAATGCCCTGACGATGGTGACAGAGTTCAAATAATGAACGTGCCACGTCACTGTGCTCGGTGGCAAAGATATGGCGGCACTGTTTGAGGTCGTTAAGCCACTTGGCGGTGGAGGGCCACATGGTGCGTGCGCGCTCCGCCCGGCGTTTGCCCAGATGAAGTTCACCAAACGACAGATACGCGATAATACCCACCAGCGGCAGAATATAGATGATCAGCAACCAGGCCATGGCGGACGTCACTGCGCGGCGTTTCATCAGGATACGCAGCGTGACACCCGCAATCAGCAACCAGTAGCCGAACAACAGCAACCAACTGATTAGGGTATAAAATGTAGTCATTAAGT is a window of Pantoea rwandensis DNA encoding:
- a CDS encoding HI1450 family dsDNA-mimic protein, with the protein product MTMDLNNRLTEDETLEQAYDIFLELAGDNLDPADIILFNLQFEERGGAELFDPSEDWQEHVDFDLNPDFFAEVVIGLGEADGEPITDVFARVLLCREKDHKLCHILWRE
- the cls gene encoding cardiolipin synthase, with the protein product MTTFYTLISWLLLFGYWLLIAGVTLRILMKRRAVTSAMAWLLIIYILPLVGIIAYLSFGELHLGKRRAERARTMWPSTAKWLNDLKQCRHIFATEHSDVARSLFELCHHRQGIAGVKGNQLQLLTNSDDVMHALIRDIQLARHNIEMVFYIWHPGGLADEVAESLMAASRRGVHCRLMLDSAGSVAFFRSPWANMMRNAGIDVVEALQVSLLRVFLRRMDLRQHRKVVLIDNYIAYTGSMNLVDPRYFKQDAGVGQWIDLMARMEGPVATTMGIVYACDWEIETGKRILPPAPDANIMPFEQESGHIIQVIASGPGFPEDMIHQALLTAVYSAREQLIMTTPYFVPSDDLLHAICTAAQRGVEVSIVVPRHNDSLLVGWASRAFFTELLEAGVKIYQFEDGLLHTKSVLVDGQLSLVGTVNLDMRSLWLNFEITLVVDDDGFGSDLATVQDDYIARSRLLDGARWAKRAWWQRIVERLFYFFSPLL
- a CDS encoding ABC transporter ATP-binding protein — its product is MTIHEFQPAMAARAGNSNLLLDVKDLRVTFGTHDGDVTAVNDLNFSLRAGETLGIVGESGSGKSQTAFALMGLLAKNGRIGGSAKFNGDEILNLPENKLNKLRAEQIAMIFQDPMTSLNPYMRVGEQLMEVLKLHKGMSSAQAFEESVRMLDAVKMPEARKRMKMFPHEFSGGMRQRVMIAMALLCRPKLLIADEPTTALDVTVQAQIMTLLNELKREFNTAIIMITHDLGVVAGICDKVLVMYAGRTMEYGRARDVFYQPAHPYSIGLLSAVPRLDAEEGDSLTTIPGNPPNLLRLPQGCPFQPRCAFAMDVCAKSPPLEPFAEGRLRACFKPVEELA
- the oppF gene encoding murein tripeptide/oligopeptide ABC transporter ATP binding protein OppF yields the protein MSTVIEEKKVLLEIADLKVHFDIKDGKQWFWQPPKTLKAVDGVSLRLYEGETLGVVGESGCGKSTLARAIIGLVKATDGRVAWLGRDLLGQSQDEWRQARSDIQMIFQDPLASLNPRMTIGDIIAEPLRTYYPKMPKQEVKDKVKNMMMKVGLLPNLINRYPHEFSGGQCQRIGIARALILEPKLIICDEPVSALDVSIQAQVVNLLQQLQREMGLSLIFIAHDLAVVKHISDRVLVMYLGHAVELGTYDSVYNNPQHPYTRALMSAVPIPDPDLEKNKQIQLLEGELPSPINPPSGCVFRTRCPIAGPECAKTRPLLEGSFRHAVSCLKVDPL